One Lucilia cuprina isolate Lc7/37 chromosome 4, ASM2204524v1, whole genome shotgun sequence DNA segment encodes these proteins:
- the LOC111676093 gene encoding serine palmitoyltransferase small subunit A: protein MLKFIKKSLMSLYMQYELVTCIYMFEPWEKKLINSFVALILALVLFSSYVYLPSYIQTFLQFVTPLPLQQQNKASSYATPILQADKISIS from the exons atgttgaaatttataaaaaaatcattgatgaGTCTTTACATGCAGTATGAATTGGTAACCTGCATTTACATGTTCGAGCCATgggaaaagaaattaataa ATAGTTTTGTGGCATTAATATTGGCTTTGGTTCTCTTCTCCAGTTATGTTTATTTGCCCTCGTATATCCAGACATTTTTGCAATTTGTTACACCACTGCCgctgcaacaacaaaataaagccTCTTCATATGCAACGCCCATATTACAAGCCGATAAGATAAGTATAAGTTaa
- the LOC111676092 gene encoding sodium channel protein Nach, with amino-acid sequence MNCKEKLKQIPKMIFYVIFVGVSVPYYIQLSKGLYNNFFATNITFNLDTLYLNWNTSFPAVTICELYNGEKVWDLSEQYFGTEHDMRLDDVVGEIVYFHGICTSCDICENQNLSCPQNFTQLLKQFRTNCTDLIINCKYQNIFFDCCDEFYPLHTEYGVCFAFNSNQARKKYDVEYASNRIVGVGYLTFEVTTDVQLYVHSPVEIPFQSADGMIKETILLGSNKELVINAMEVYNHPNLNKINYEERRCRFLHELTVLGKELKLYEFYSFSTCTVECVFAKHLRLCNCSNHFLVKEDSPYQMCDYEGLLCLTDYFYDISEERRLCDCMSPCDEPEYNIIYNSADNIKKNSDITKIKISLAELPTTRYVRRVNKTNLDLMISIGGLAGLFFNASLIRIVELIFLILDYKWKSWKKC; translated from the exons ATGAActgtaaagaaaaattaaaacaaattcccaaaat GATATTCTATGTGATTTTTGTGGGAGTATCGGTGCCATACTATATACAATTATCGAAAGGTTTATACAATAATTTCTTTGCCACAAATATAACATTCAATTTAGATACATTATA cctTAATTGGAATACCTCATTTCCGGCTGTTACCATATGTGAACTATATAATGGTGAAAAAGTATGGGATTTAAGTGAACAATATTTTGGTACCGAACATGATATGCGCTTGGATGATGTGGTGGGAGAAATTGTGTATTTTCATGGTATCTGTACCTCATGTGATATTtgtgaaaatcaaaatttatcttGTCCACAAAATTTTACTCAACTTTTGAAACAG TTTCGTACTAACTGCAcggatttaattataaattgtaaatatcaaaatattttctttgattGTTGTGATGAATTTTATCCCTTACATACGGAATATGGTGTTTGTTTTGCCTTTAATTCCAATCAAGCAAg aaagaaatACGATGTTGAATATGCCAGTAATCGTATAGTGGGTGTAGGTTATTTAACTTTTGAAGTAACGACCGATGTTCAACTATATGTTCATTCACCCGTTGAAATACCCTTTCAAAGTGCCGATGGCATGATAAAAGAAACGATTTTATTGGGCTCCAATAAAGAACTAGTTATCAATGCCATGGAGGTATATAATCatccaaatttaaataaaatcaattatgaAGAAAGAAGATGCCGTTTTCTACATGAACTTACAGTTCTGGGCAAAGAATTAAAATTGTACgaattttatagtttctcaaCATGTACAGTGGAATGTGTTTTTGCTAAACATTTAAGATTGTGTAATTGCAGTAATCATTTTTTGGTTAAAGAAG ATTCACCCTATCAAATGTGTGATTATGAAGGTTTATTATGCCTAACGGATTATTTTTACGACATATCGGAAGAACGTAGACTATGCGATTGCATGAGTCCTTGTGATGAACCCGAATATAATATTATCTATAATTCAGCAGATAA tataaaaaagaattcggatataacaaaaattaaaatatcactAGCAGAATTGCCAACAACTCGTTATGTGAGAAgagttaataaaacaaatctaGATTTAATGA ttTCTATAGGAGGTTTGGCCGGATTATTTTTCAATGCATCATTAATACGTATTGtggaattaatatttttaatattagacTATAAATGGAAATCATGGAAGAAATGTTGA